The following proteins are encoded in a genomic region of Oryzias latipes chromosome 17, ASM223467v1:
- the LOC110016957 gene encoding uncharacterized protein LOC110016957, with protein sequence MSPFEASLGYSPPLFPSQELDLAVPSVQLHLQWCQGVWRQARAALLRTKESNCQIANRHRMVSPSYQPGQQVWLSSKNIPLQATSRKLVPRYIGPYIIQQVINPTCVRLKLPAALKVHPSFHVSQVKPVRQSSLCPPSASPPPSRLIDGALAFTVSRVLNVRRRGQYLVDWEGSGTEKRSWISRSLILDRSLIDDFFLAHPDRRPGPPGGSRCGGGVLLRCLWQTPPPHQLHLVPPAAPPRQPADS encoded by the coding sequence ATGTCACCTTTTGAAGCCTCTTTAGGATACTCACCACCCTTGTTTCCTTCTCAGGAGctcgatctggcagtgccctctGTCCAACTCCATCTTCAGTGGTGCCAGGGTGTTTGGCGGCAGGCTAGGgcggctctcctccgcaccaaggagagcaactgtcaGATCGCCAACCGTCACAGGATGGTGAGTCCCTCCTATCAACCTGGTCAACAGGTGTGGCTTTCCTCAAAGAACATTCCCCTCCAGGCCACTTCCCGTAAGTTGGTTCCTCGCTACATTGGACCCTATATCATTCAGCAAGTTATTAACCCCACCTGTGTCCGCCTCAAGTTGCCAGCCGCCCTCAAAGTGCATCCTTCCTTTCATGTTTCCCAAGTCAAGCCTGTCCGCCAAAGCTCCCTTTGCCCGccttccgcttccccaccaccctCCCGGCTCATTGATGGGGCCCTGGCCTTTACGGTCAGTCGGGTTTTGAATGTGCGGCGCAGGGGCCAGTATCTGGTCGATTGGGAGGGTTCCGGCACGGAGAAGCGGTcgtggatctcccgctccctgATACTGGACCGCTCTCTCAttgatgacttttttctcgcCCATCCTGATCGTCGCCCTGGACCACCTGGAGGCAGtcgttgtggggggggggtactgttacggtgcctctggcagactcctccccctcatcaGCTACACCTGGTACCTCCAGCTGCGCCTCCTCGTCAGCCTGCAGACTCTTAA